Within the Pseudomonadota bacterium genome, the region ATGCCGCGGCGCGACATCCGGGTGTGCGGCGGACGGGAGCGGAACGTCCGTGACATCCAGGCGCTGCTGCTGCTCGGCGGCGCCTCCGGGATCATGATCGGGGGGTACCTCACGACGACCGGGCGGCCGCCGGAAGAGGATCTCGCCATGATCCGCGATCTCGGTTTCGTGCCGGACGAGATCCCGGAGGGGCGCGACACGGTCTCGGCGCCCGAACCGGAGAGCCGTCGTGCCTGAGACGCGCTACAACCGGCAGGTGCTCGTCTCCGGGATCGGGGCCGCCGGGCAGGAGCGGATCCGCAGGACGCGCGTGGCGCTCGTCGGCGTGGGCGCGCTCGGGTGTGCCATCGCCGATCAGCTCGTCCGCGCCGGGATCGGGTACCTGCGCCTCGTCGATCCGGACACCCCCGAGATCTCGAACCTCCAGCGGCAGGTGCTCATCGACGAGGACGACGTGCGCGAGCAGCGCCCCAAGGCGCTCGCGGCCGCCGCGAAGCTCAAGCGCGCCAACAGCGCGGTGGCGATCGAGCCGGTGGTCGGCCGGCTCGACGCGCGGAACGCGAACGAGCTGCTCGGCGGCGTCGACATCGTCCTCGACGGCACGGACAACTTCGAGGCGCGCTACCTCATCGACAGGACGTGCGTCGCGGCCCGCCGGCCGTGGGTGTTCGGCGGCGTGCTCGCGTGGAGCGGGATGTCGTTCCCGGTCGTGCCCGGCGGTCCGTGCCTGCGGTGCGCGCTCGGGCCCGAGCCGCCGAGCGGGCAGGCGCCCACCACGGCGGACGTCGGGATCCTCTGCGCGACCGTCGCCACCGCCGCGTCGATCGAGGTCGCCCGCGCGCTCAAGATCGCGGTCGGCCGGGCGGTCTCGCCGACGCTCGTCGTCTTCGACCTGCTCGCCGAGACGATGCGGTCGATCGCGGTGGTCAGCGATCCCTCCTGCCCGGTGTGCGGCGTCCCTGACGACGCGGGGTGAGAGGCGCTCGGCGCGAGTGTTTGACCGGCGTCGCCCTCACGGCGCGAGGCGGGCGATGAACATGTCGCGATCGCCGGCCGAGACGACCGTGTCGTCCGCGGGCTGGCCGAGGTCGAACGCGGCTGCGTCCTCGAACGAGCCGACGAGCACCGGCGAGTCGTCCGTCAGCGCGGCCAGGGCGCTCGGCCGCTCGGTGCCGATGCCGCCCATGGCGCGCGTCCAAATTACCGCGCCTTCGGCGTCGTACCTCGCCAGCGCGACGTCGAAGCCGCCAGCGGTGGCCAGAACGCATTCCCCCGACGTCTCGGCGCCGAACGTGATCGTGCCGTCGGACCACCCGAACTGTCCGGCAGCGTAGATCGGGCCGGCCGCGCCCTCCATCGATGCGAGGGCGTGGCCGCTGCCCTTGCCCGCCTTCACGGCCCAGGCGAGGCTGCCGTCTGGCTCGTACGCCGCCGTGAACATCCCGCCGAGGTACCCGGTGAGCGTGGTCTGGTTCGGCTCGCCCTGCCCGAAAGTGACAGCCCAGCTGTAGTCGCCGGCCACGGTCACACCGCCGTCGCCGAACTCGCCGATCGCGCGTGCGCGACCGCCATCGCCTTGAGGGAGGCCGTTCGCGGTCACCGCCCATGCGAGCGCGCCGTCCGGGTCGAACCGGGCCACGACCAGGCCGATGTTGCTCTGGTAGAGCGTGGCCTCGTTCGGCTCGCCGGACCCGAGAACCAGGGTGCCGGAGAAGGCTCCGGCCATCGCGAACGAGCCGTCCGGATACGCCACCACGTCGTACGGGAACAGGTTGCCGTCGCCGTCCGTGGCCCGGGCGAACACGAGCGACCGCGACGGATCGTACCGCGCGAAGAAGCCTTGCTGGCACCCCGGCGTGGCGGTCAGCTCCACCTCGCCGGGCTCGCCCTCCCCGAGGAGGATCGAACCGACGAAGATTCCCACGACGATCGCGGAGCCGTCCTCGAGCGCGGCCGCGGCGTAGCCGGCGGCTCCGGCGCCGCCCGCTTCGGATACCACCTCGATCAGCCCGCCGTCGGCTGCGTACCAAGCGGCGAAGAAGGCGTACTCCTCGTCGCCCCACGGGAGCGTGGTCTCGTTCGCCTCGCCCTCGCCGAACACCGCGTCGCCCTCGACCTGGCCCGTGACGATCGACGTGCCGTCCGCGAACGCGTCGGCGCCGAGCACGGTGTCGATCCCGGCGCTGCCTGCTCTCTCGGCCCAGAGCAGCGCGCCGTCCGGGCCGTACGCGGCCACGAACACGTCCTTGCCGCCCGCCGCGGCGAGCGCGATCTCTCCGGGCTCGCCCTCGCCGAACACCGCGGTCTGCTCGAACGAGCCGACCGCTATCGACGTGCCGTCCGCGGCGGTCGCGACGTGGGAGGCGCGATCCTCGCCGGGCCCGCCGGCGCTCCGCACCCACACGGTCGCCGGGATTCCGGTGTCGGTATCCCCGTCGACGTCGGTGTCCGCGTCGGAATCCGCGTCGGCGTCCGAGCCGGCCGTCTCGCCGAAGATCAGGCCGGTCTTTCCGCAGCCCGCGAGGAGAAGGGTGGCGGCGATCGCGGCGGCTCGGGTCATGGGATCATCTCTTTCTTTTCGGCTTCACGGGCGCGGGGCTTGCGCCCGGGCCGAGCGCCATCGCCGCGACCGGATCCAGGGCCGCGCGCTTCGCGAGCACGTAGTACGCGATCGCCGCCGCTATCAACGTGGCGATCCCGATGATCTGCGAGGTGGAGAGCGGGCCGAGCCCGCCGCGGCCGACGTCGCCGCGCAGGAGCTCCATCGCGGCGCGCGTGGCGCCGTAGTACATCGTGAACACCAGGAAGACCTGCCCGCGGAAGCGCGTGCGCCGCCGGACGATCATCGTGATCGCGAACGCGATCCAGCCGTTGAGCACCTCCATGAGCTGCGTCGGGTAGACGAGCGCCGACCAGGCGTCCGACGCGCGCACGAGCCCGTCGTGCACGTGGTGGAGGAACGCCGGCGCGCCGTCGAGCTGCTTGGCGCTGCCGAACGAGCTCTCGGCGAGGCGCGTCTTCAGATCGGCGAGCTGCACGTCCCAGTTCGGGAAGCGCACGCCGAGCGCGCGGACGAAGCCGGGCGCGTCCGCCGGAATCGGCCTGCCGTAGTCGCAGCCGAAGAGGAAGCAGCCGATGCGCGTGATGCCGAGCCCGGCCGCGAGCGTCGGCACGACGACGTCCGCCCACGGCAGGAGCCGGATTCTCGCCCGCCTCAGGTAGATCCACGAGCCGACAAAGCCGCCGAGGAAGCCGCCGTACGCGACGATCCCGCCGCCGCGCGGATCGAGGAACGTGCCGAGGCTCGCGCCGTAAAACAGCGACGGGTTGGTGACGATGTACAGCAGCCGCGAGCCGAAGAGCGCCGCGATCGCGGTCACGACGAAGCAGCCCATGAGCCGATCCTTGGGCAGCCCGTCCTTGGCGCCGAGGCGCATGACGATGTTCCACCCGACGATCAGCGAGAGCGCGAGCATCATCCCGTACGAGAAGATCGGGAGATCGATGCCGGGGATCGTGAACGCGACCGGGTGCATGGAGGCAGGTTAGTTTGGAACGGGAAGATTGGAAAGGACGGGATTGAAGAGAGGAGGGGGTCCGACTATAGTGCGCCGAACCGAAGCGGAGGCGTGAGATGAACGACGTGACGGGCAAGCGGATCGGGTTCGACAACGAGCGGTACCTCGCCGAGCAGTCGGCCGCGATCCTCGAGCGCGTGGCGCGGTTCGGTGACAAGCTGTACCTCGAGTTCGGCGGCAAGCTCGTGTTCGACTACCACGCGGCCCGCGTGTTGCCGGGCTACGACCCCAACGTCAAGATCAAGCTGCTGCAGCGGCTCAAGGACAAGATCGAGATCGTGTTCTGCGTCAGCGCGCAGGACGTGGCCAAGGGCCGCATCCGCGGCGACTTCGGGATGACCTACGACACCGCCACGCTCAAGACGCTGGACGATCTCAGGGACTACGGCTT harbors:
- a CDS encoding prolipoprotein diacylglyceryl transferase, yielding MHPVAFTIPGIDLPIFSYGMMLALSLIVGWNIVMRLGAKDGLPKDRLMGCFVVTAIAALFGSRLLYIVTNPSLFYGASLGTFLDPRGGGIVAYGGFLGGFVGSWIYLRRARIRLLPWADVVVPTLAAGLGITRIGCFLFGCDYGRPIPADAPGFVRALGVRFPNWDVQLADLKTRLAESSFGSAKQLDGAPAFLHHVHDGLVRASDAWSALVYPTQLMEVLNGWIAFAITMIVRRRTRFRGQVFLVFTMYYGATRAAMELLRGDVGRGGLGPLSTSQIIGIATLIAAAIAYYVLAKRAALDPVAAMALGPGASPAPVKPKRKR
- a CDS encoding HesA/MoeB/ThiF family protein, yielding MPETRYNRQVLVSGIGAAGQERIRRTRVALVGVGALGCAIADQLVRAGIGYLRLVDPDTPEISNLQRQVLIDEDDVREQRPKALAAAAKLKRANSAVAIEPVVGRLDARNANELLGGVDIVLDGTDNFEARYLIDRTCVAARRPWVFGGVLAWSGMSFPVVPGGPCLRCALGPEPPSGQAPTTADVGILCATVATAASIEVARALKIAVGRAVSPTLVVFDLLAETMRSIAVVSDPSCPVCGVPDDAG